The Myxococcales bacterium genome contains the following window.
CCCGACCGCCGTGCCGCTTCGATCCGGGAGGCGGTGTTCTTCGGCGCCCGCCTCGAGCTCGACGTCGTCGATGTCGACGGGGTCGCGCGCGACGTCGGGCCGGGTGGTCTGTTCTTTGCTACCTCGGCGCCGATCGCCGCGGGGGTCCGCGGTCAGCTCCGCCGCGATGGTAGCGCGCTCCGGATCCCGGTCCGCGTCACCGGCCATCGTCGGGCGGCGCCGGGGCGCCCGGCCGGCCTCGGCCTCGCGTTCGAGTAGCCGACCCGCGGCTGGCACGGTGCCCGTGCCAGCGCCCGGGGGGTTCACCGACGTGGGGTGATCGGCGACGTCCTCAGCGCATCGCCGCGGCGATCCGCGCCAGCGCGGCCTGGCGGGTCGACAGCGACGGCACCAGGGTCGACAGCATCAGCTCGTCGGCGCCGACCTCGGCGGCGAGCGCGCGCAGGCGCGGCCCGACGTGGGCCGGACCGCCGATCACCGCGCCGGCGAGGACCTCGTCGGCGATGGCCTGCTCGGCCGCCGTGAAGCGGTGCGCCTGCGCCGCCTCGATCGTCGCGATCGGCGCGCGCATGCCGGTGCGGGTCCGGACGATCGCGAGCCGGATCGGCGCGGCCAGCGCCTGGGCGTCGTCGTCGTCCTCTCCGCACACGCACGTCACGGCCAGCATCGCGTAGGGCGCGGCGAGCTCGGCGCTGGGCTCGAACTGCCGGCGATACAGCGCGATCGCCTCGGCCGCCTGGCGCATCGCGAAGTGGCCTGCGAACGCGTAGCGCATGCCGAGCTGCGCGGCGATCGCGGCGCCGGTCAGCGTCGAGCCCAGCATCCACAGCGCGCCGGCGCGCACGTCCGATGGCATCGCCGTGATCCCGCGGAACGGGTGGCGCTCGGGGAAGGAGCCGCGCTCGAACGCCAGCAGCTC
Protein-coding sequences here:
- a CDS encoding LLM class flavin-dependent oxidoreductase, with protein sequence MSIPLSVLDLSPVGVGVAPSKAVRDSVALARTAEELGYARYWVAEHHNMASIATSAPEVLIAAIAATTTRIRVGAGGIMIPNHTPLRVIEIFRTLEALFPGRIDLGLGRAPGTDPVTAAALRRSDDPEVNHLLAELLAFERGSFPERHPFRGITAMPSDVRAGALWMLGSTLTGAAIAAQLGMRYAFAGHFAMRQAAEAIALYRRQFEPSAELAAPYAMLAVTCVCGEDDDDAQALAAPIRLAIVRTRTGMRAPIATIEAAQAHRFTAAEQAIADEVLAGAVIGGPAHVGPRLRALAAEVGADELMLSTLVPSLSTRQAALARIAAAMR